In Gordonia phthalatica, one genomic interval encodes:
- a CDS encoding DUF3515 domain-containing protein: MSDVPEKPSDDEKDATTAPEPSAETPVTDTAVADPEDTRWSPALIATMITVPVLVIAGFIAFAALKYSGSDTPQTPIDSYATGGPGADRCAEFIAKLPAQLGDFNDKTIDDTTVRWRKEGSDPLVLKCGVQRPEKLEPTSALQVINPIQWFLTDSRDDAGQAYVSVDHRPYIAVWVPLRAGNAPITDLSALIADNLTAAPLDFGD; this comes from the coding sequence ATGAGCGATGTGCCGGAAAAGCCTTCCGACGACGAGAAGGACGCGACGACCGCACCGGAGCCGTCCGCCGAGACGCCCGTGACGGACACCGCGGTGGCGGACCCCGAGGACACCCGGTGGAGCCCTGCGCTCATCGCCACGATGATCACCGTCCCGGTCCTGGTGATCGCGGGTTTCATCGCCTTCGCCGCGTTGAAGTACTCCGGCAGCGACACCCCGCAGACCCCGATCGACTCGTATGCGACCGGCGGTCCCGGCGCGGATCGGTGCGCTGAGTTCATCGCGAAGCTCCCCGCACAGCTGGGCGACTTCAACGACAAGACGATCGACGACACCACGGTCCGCTGGCGCAAGGAGGGATCGGATCCGCTGGTCCTCAAGTGCGGTGTGCAGCGCCCGGAGAAGCTGGAGCCGACCAGCGCCCTGCAGGTGATCAACCCGATCCAGTGGTTCCTGACCGACAGTCGGGACGACGCCGGTCAGGCGTATGTGAGCGTCGACCACCGGCCGTACATCGCAGTGTGGGTCCCCTTGCGGGCGGGCAACGCACCCATCACCGATCTGTCAGCGCTGATCGCCGACAACCTGACGGCCGCTCCCCTCGACTTCGGGGACTAG
- a CDS encoding NAD(P)H-dependent glycerol-3-phosphate dehydrogenase, whose translation MRAVVMGAGSWGTAVAKVLADAGNDVKIWARRSELVDQINTHHENRDYLAGYPLPESIRGVASVEEALADVELVVCAVPSQSLRGNLEQWRDHLPADAILLSLAKGVEISSGKRMSEVIAEITEFPARQIAVLSGPNLAKEIAQGQPAATVIACVDEDQAKRVQAAFATGYFRPYTNVDVVGCEIGGAGKNVIALACGMASGMGFGENTIATIITRGLAETIRLGASLGADITTLAGLAGIGDLVATCSSPLSRNRTFGARLGEGATLAEAQAATNGQVAEGVKSCASILALAKENGVEMPLTEAVNQVCHEGMSVQDMVSSLLGRTTKPEVYGGAAS comes from the coding sequence TTGCGAGCAGTAGTGATGGGTGCGGGGTCGTGGGGCACGGCCGTGGCGAAGGTGTTGGCGGACGCCGGCAACGACGTGAAGATCTGGGCGCGCCGCAGTGAGCTCGTCGACCAGATCAACACTCACCACGAGAACCGCGACTACCTGGCCGGATATCCGCTGCCGGAGAGCATTCGCGGCGTCGCGTCCGTCGAGGAGGCACTGGCCGACGTCGAACTCGTGGTGTGTGCGGTGCCGTCGCAGTCGCTGCGCGGGAACCTGGAGCAGTGGCGCGACCACCTGCCCGCCGACGCGATCCTGCTGTCGCTGGCGAAGGGCGTCGAGATCAGCTCGGGGAAGCGGATGAGCGAGGTGATCGCTGAGATCACCGAGTTCCCGGCCCGCCAGATCGCAGTCCTGTCCGGCCCCAACCTGGCCAAGGAGATCGCGCAGGGACAGCCCGCCGCGACCGTCATCGCGTGCGTCGACGAGGACCAGGCCAAGCGCGTCCAGGCCGCGTTCGCCACCGGCTACTTCCGGCCGTACACCAACGTCGACGTGGTCGGCTGCGAGATCGGCGGCGCAGGCAAGAACGTCATCGCCCTCGCCTGCGGCATGGCGTCGGGCATGGGCTTCGGTGAGAACACCATCGCCACCATCATCACCCGCGGCCTGGCAGAGACCATCCGCCTCGGCGCCTCGCTCGGCGCCGACATCACCACCCTCGCTGGACTCGCAGGCATCGGCGACCTGGTCGCCACCTGCTCGTCGCCGCTCTCGCGCAACCGCACCTTCGGCGCGCGCCTGGGTGAGGGGGCGACCCTGGCCGAAGCGCAGGCCGCGACCAACGGCCAGGTGGCCGAGGGCGTCAAGTCGTGCGCGTCGATCCTCGCGCTCGCCAAGGAGAACGGCGTCGAGATGCCGCTCACCGAAGCCGTGAACCAGGTCTGCCACGAGGGCATGTCGGTGCAGGACATGGTCAGCTCGCTCCTCGGCCGCACCACCAAGCCCGAGGTGTACGGCGGCGCGGCCTCGTAG